One stretch of Pandoraea oxalativorans DNA includes these proteins:
- a CDS encoding DUF3311 domain-containing protein, giving the protein MKPVHCLAALPIAAFYSGGWLAEHVGTRLAGLPFLMTWNIVWLLLTSVVMLVMFRFDGSRDATRRTAQHVASERRDHDGAAS; this is encoded by the coding sequence ATGAAACCCGTCCATTGCCTGGCCGCGCTTCCCATCGCGGCCTTTTACAGCGGCGGCTGGCTCGCCGAACACGTGGGTACCCGGCTGGCCGGGCTGCCCTTTCTGATGACGTGGAACATCGTGTGGTTGTTGCTCACGTCAGTGGTCATGCTCGTGATGTTCCGCTTCGACGGTTCGCGCGATGCGACCCGACGCACGGCGCAGCACGTCGCGAGCGAACGCCGCGACCACGACGGAGCCGCATCATGA
- a CDS encoding GntR family transcriptional regulator, protein MSRTAAPPSSAASVDVPRAQAAPVTAPAAVYVEEEGAPGSAGQQIEARVYAAISQALLSGKLRPGMPLRERNLAQALDCTRGAVRKVLARLGFEGKLVLEPNRGAFVPQPSLDDIRQTYRARRVLETGVIASICGRLSDAQLAVLDAHVDTEAHSHADGTHERSIRLAGEFHLKLIGMADSAELDAFAQQLVAKTELYKALYDPAEFMHCAPTEHAQLVGQLRDGKTQAAISLATAHLDELEARVLTRAAAAETPDFRAIFAEAFAGAAS, encoded by the coding sequence TTGAGCCGCACCGCAGCACCGCCCTCGTCCGCCGCGTCTGTCGACGTCCCTCGCGCTCAGGCCGCCCCTGTCACGGCCCCGGCAGCGGTCTACGTCGAGGAAGAAGGCGCGCCGGGCAGCGCAGGACAACAGATCGAGGCGCGCGTGTACGCGGCGATTTCGCAAGCATTGCTCTCGGGCAAACTCCGGCCGGGGATGCCGCTGCGCGAACGCAATCTGGCGCAGGCGCTCGATTGCACGCGCGGCGCAGTGCGCAAGGTGCTCGCGCGGCTCGGCTTCGAGGGCAAGCTGGTGCTCGAACCCAATCGCGGCGCATTCGTGCCGCAGCCCTCGCTCGACGACATCCGTCAGACCTACCGGGCGCGACGCGTGCTGGAAACCGGCGTGATCGCAAGCATCTGCGGGCGGTTGAGCGACGCCCAGCTCGCGGTGCTCGACGCCCACGTCGATACCGAAGCGCACTCGCACGCCGACGGCACGCATGAGCGCTCGATCCGCCTCGCGGGCGAGTTTCATCTGAAGTTGATCGGCATGGCCGACAGCGCGGAACTCGATGCCTTCGCGCAGCAGCTCGTCGCCAAGACGGAGTTGTACAAGGCGCTGTACGACCCGGCGGAATTCATGCATTGCGCGCCCACCGAACACGCGCAGCTCGTCGGCCAGTTGCGCGACGGCAAGACGCAGGCGGCCATTTCGCTCGCCACCGCGCACCTCGACGAACTCGAAGCGCGGGTGCTCACGCGGGCCGCTGCCGCCGAGACACCGGACTTCCGCGCGATCTTCGCCGAGGCGTTCGCGGGTGCGGCGTCCTGA
- a CDS encoding sodium:solute symporter family protein gives MNAALAVIAAFLAFALFVGLRARRGRTMSLEQWAVGGRGFGTLLVFLLMAGEAFSTFTFLGASGWAYSKGPPAFYILAYGALAYLLGYWMLPAVWRHATKHRCVSFSDFFATAYRSRALGVVVSLVAVLGMSALLIIQLRGLGIIVSEASYGTIPPTVAIWCGAIAMVVYITVSGIHGSASIAIYKDILILVIAIFLGIYLPLHYFGGFGEMFDRIEAARPGFLQMPTSGLTLSWYNSTILLTSLGYYLYPYVFTSVYAAKTESAVRKNTILMPLYQMVIAFMFFVGFAAILQVPGLTGADSDLALLRIVKQTFSPWFVGVIGGVGVLTALVPGSMILLNASTLIAKNIYRDGFAPQASEAVVGKLAKRVLPVFGLVAVFFVLRGGATFVALALFASSLLTQLFPSFVASLLPRPFGNKYGAFAGIGAGALVLLAAVGFDVTLRMLPGASDTVASINMGLVALAVNAVTFVTVSMLTRSRNVDGDAEAGLLRNV, from the coding sequence ATGAACGCCGCGCTTGCCGTCATCGCGGCGTTTCTGGCCTTTGCGCTTTTCGTGGGGCTACGCGCACGTCGCGGGCGCACGATGAGCCTCGAACAATGGGCGGTGGGCGGTCGTGGCTTCGGCACGCTGCTCGTGTTCCTGCTGATGGCCGGCGAGGCGTTTTCGACGTTCACGTTTCTGGGCGCAAGCGGGTGGGCGTACAGCAAGGGACCGCCCGCGTTTTACATCCTCGCCTACGGGGCGCTCGCGTACCTGCTCGGCTACTGGATGTTGCCGGCGGTGTGGCGTCACGCGACGAAGCACAGGTGCGTGTCGTTCTCCGACTTCTTCGCCACGGCGTACCGGTCGCGCGCGCTGGGCGTTGTGGTGTCGCTGGTGGCCGTGTTGGGCATGAGCGCGTTGCTCATCATTCAGCTGCGCGGCCTGGGCATCATCGTGTCCGAAGCGTCGTACGGCACGATCCCCCCGACTGTGGCGATCTGGTGCGGCGCGATCGCGATGGTGGTCTACATCACCGTGTCGGGCATTCACGGCTCGGCGAGCATCGCGATTTACAAGGACATCCTGATTCTCGTGATTGCGATCTTCCTGGGCATCTATTTGCCGCTGCATTACTTCGGCGGTTTCGGCGAGATGTTCGACCGCATCGAGGCGGCGCGTCCGGGCTTCCTGCAAATGCCCACGAGCGGCCTGACGCTGTCCTGGTATAACTCGACGATCCTGCTGACTTCGCTCGGCTACTACCTGTATCCGTACGTCTTCACGTCGGTGTATGCGGCGAAGACGGAGAGCGCCGTGCGCAAGAACACGATCCTGATGCCGCTGTATCAGATGGTCATCGCGTTCATGTTCTTCGTCGGTTTCGCGGCGATTCTGCAAGTGCCGGGGCTGACCGGTGCAGACTCGGATCTGGCGTTGTTGCGTATCGTCAAACAGACGTTCTCGCCGTGGTTCGTCGGCGTGATCGGCGGCGTCGGGGTGTTGACCGCGCTGGTGCCCGGTTCGATGATCCTGCTCAATGCGTCGACGCTGATTGCCAAGAACATCTATCGCGACGGTTTCGCACCGCAGGCGAGCGAAGCGGTGGTCGGTAAGCTGGCCAAGCGCGTGCTGCCGGTCTTCGGTTTGGTGGCGGTGTTCTTCGTGTTGCGTGGCGGCGCGACGTTCGTGGCGTTGGCGCTGTTTGCATCGAGCCTGCTCACCCAATTGTTCCCGTCGTTCGTGGCCAGCTTGCTGCCGCGTCCGTTCGGCAACAAGTACGGCGCGTTTGCAGGGATCGGCGCGGGCGCGCTCGTGTTGCTGGCGGCGGTCGGGTTCGACGTGACGCTGCGTATGTTGCCCGGCGCGTCGGATACCGTGGCGTCGATCAACATGGGGCTGGTGGCGCTGGCGGTGAACGCGGTGACGTTCGTCACGGTGAGCATGCTGACTCGCTCACGCAATGTCGATGGCGATGCCGAAGCAGGACTTTTGAGGAACGTATGA
- a CDS encoding response regulator transcription factor, producing MLLMDFLSQQGCRVYIAQDGRDGYTKARTVQPDLILMDIRMPVCDGLGACRLLKADPGTRHIPLIFLTAAALPGERVAGLSAGAVDYVTKPYDFEEVRLRLSIHLKTTPSASAHGAAPTATVTTATDTDKHTPLPVQAHTLDAVLFRATRALLLDALGTTPELAGLASAVGTNTRRLNLAFRRCVGVTVFDFLREERMKEARRLLSETSLDVQDIASAVGFASAANFATAFRERFGMPPSGFREQGAQTYLAHDDPQSPTKS from the coding sequence ATGCTGCTGATGGACTTCCTCAGCCAGCAAGGCTGCCGGGTCTATATCGCACAAGACGGACGCGACGGGTACACCAAAGCCCGCACCGTGCAGCCCGACCTGATCCTCATGGACATCCGCATGCCCGTGTGCGACGGCCTCGGCGCGTGCCGCCTGCTCAAGGCCGACCCCGGCACCCGGCACATCCCGCTCATCTTTCTGACGGCCGCCGCCTTGCCCGGCGAGCGCGTCGCGGGCCTGTCGGCCGGCGCGGTCGATTACGTGACCAAACCGTACGATTTCGAAGAAGTCCGGCTGCGGCTGTCGATCCATCTGAAAACGACGCCGTCTGCGTCCGCCCATGGCGCAGCGCCGACGGCCACCGTCACCACTGCGACCGACACCGACAAGCACACGCCGCTGCCCGTGCAGGCCCACACGCTGGACGCGGTGCTGTTTCGCGCCACGCGTGCACTGCTGCTCGACGCGCTTGGCACGACGCCCGAACTGGCCGGTCTGGCGAGCGCGGTCGGCACCAACACACGCCGTCTCAATCTCGCGTTCCGCCGCTGTGTCGGCGTGACGGTGTTCGACTTCCTGCGTGAAGAACGCATGAAAGAGGCCCGACGTCTGCTCTCCGAGACGTCGCTCGACGTGCAGGACATTGCGAGCGCCGTGGGTTTCGCCAGCGCCGCCAACTTCGCCACCGCCTTTCGCGAGCGCTTCGGCATGCCGCCCAGCGGGTTCCGCGAACAGGGCGCCCAGACGTATCTCGCCCACGACGATCCGCAGTCGCCCACGAAATCATGA
- a CDS encoding amidohydrolase family protein, which produces MTTLEIRNARGLDGTSVDVRVERGKIAAIGPSLPASADGADGAPRRIDARGALLMPGLVEAHTHLDKTTWGMPWYVNECGSRLIDRIDNERQWRATSGHDAGAASLALGRAFLAQGTTRLRTHVDIDTDAGLRHLDGVLATRETLADTLDMQIVAFPQSGVLDRAGTVELLDASLARGADVLGWLDPCAIDRDPKASLDAMFALADKHGCPVDIHLHEPGEMGVFSFELMLERVAALGMQGKVVVSHAFCLGELDAARADALLARLAGAGVALVTTAPPSRIVPPLMACRRAGVTLAGGNDGIRDTWTPYGSPDMLERAMMIGLRYNLRRDDELDIALDCVTHQGARACWFEDYGLHVGARADLVLVDALNAAQAIVTRAPRRWVVANGHVVVNEGVAV; this is translated from the coding sequence ATGACAACACTGGAAATTCGCAACGCACGTGGGCTGGACGGCACATCGGTGGATGTGCGCGTCGAGCGCGGCAAGATTGCGGCCATCGGGCCGTCGCTGCCTGCATCGGCCGACGGCGCTGACGGCGCCCCCCGCAGGATCGACGCGCGCGGCGCTTTGCTGATGCCCGGACTGGTCGAGGCGCACACGCACCTCGACAAGACGACATGGGGCATGCCCTGGTACGTGAACGAATGCGGCTCGCGCCTCATCGATCGCATCGACAACGAGCGTCAGTGGCGCGCCACGAGCGGCCACGACGCGGGGGCGGCGTCGCTGGCGCTCGGCCGCGCGTTCCTCGCGCAAGGGACCACGCGGCTGCGCACGCACGTCGACATCGATACCGACGCGGGCCTGCGTCATCTCGATGGCGTGCTGGCCACGCGCGAGACGCTGGCGGACACGCTCGACATGCAGATCGTGGCGTTCCCGCAATCGGGCGTACTCGATCGCGCGGGCACGGTTGAATTGCTCGATGCGTCGCTTGCGCGCGGGGCCGACGTGCTCGGCTGGCTCGATCCGTGTGCCATCGACCGTGACCCGAAGGCGTCGCTCGACGCCATGTTCGCGCTCGCCGACAAGCATGGCTGCCCTGTGGACATCCACCTGCACGAGCCGGGCGAGATGGGCGTGTTCTCGTTCGAGTTGATGCTTGAGCGCGTTGCGGCGCTCGGCATGCAGGGCAAGGTCGTGGTGTCGCACGCCTTCTGTCTGGGCGAACTCGACGCTGCGCGCGCCGATGCCTTGCTCGCACGTCTGGCCGGTGCCGGGGTGGCGCTCGTCACGACGGCGCCGCCGTCGCGCATCGTGCCGCCGCTCATGGCGTGCCGCCGTGCCGGGGTGACGCTGGCCGGGGGCAACGACGGCATTCGCGACACATGGACGCCATACGGTTCGCCCGACATGCTGGAGCGCGCCATGATGATCGGGCTGCGCTACAACCTGCGTCGCGACGACGAACTCGATATCGCGCTCGATTGTGTGACGCATCAGGGCGCACGCGCGTGCTGGTTCGAGGACTACGGTCTGCACGTCGGCGCGCGCGCCGATCTCGTGCTGGTCGATGCCCTGAACGCGGCGCAAGCCATCGTGACGCGTGCACCGCGTCGCTGGGTGGTCGCGAACGGCCACGTCGTCGTGAACGAGGGCGTGGCGGTATGA
- a CDS encoding UDP-N-acetylglucosamine 1-carboxyvinyltransferase: MSHLVVHGGQPLRGRITPSANKNAVLPVLCATLLTDQPVRLIGVPEITDVRKILDIFRQLGSDVSVDFDAGILYVHHRNTKFDPRTDHLPEEMRSSIMLVPPLLARFGVARIEDNIKGCTLGVREIDPHIEVLRHFGGRVERTAGSLLIHADDARPAIHHWLDYASVTTTENFVLCAATAKGRSQLNNAASEPHVQEFCRFMQMLGVPIEGVGTSQLAIEGVERFGGGEFRFAEDFHEITTFLALGAITGGEITVKNTAPDQFPLIDRTFAKFGIKVEHRDGWSTATAQGKLKVQTPFTQNILTKVEAAPWPYFPVDLLPIFIALGVKAEGSAMFWNKVYDGAMGWSTELSKFGAHVFQSDPHRLITFGGVPLSPAIVESPYIIRVAIALLMVAASIDGQSTIKNAQPIRRAHPRFVENLCSVGANVVWTAPE; encoded by the coding sequence ATGTCCCATCTGGTAGTCCACGGCGGCCAGCCGCTACGCGGCCGCATCACGCCCTCCGCGAACAAGAATGCCGTTCTCCCGGTGCTGTGCGCCACGCTGCTGACCGATCAGCCCGTGCGCCTGATCGGGGTGCCCGAGATCACCGACGTTCGCAAGATTCTCGATATCTTTCGTCAGCTCGGCAGCGATGTGAGCGTCGATTTCGACGCCGGCATTCTCTACGTCCACCATCGGAATACGAAGTTCGATCCGCGCACCGACCATCTGCCCGAAGAGATGCGCTCGTCGATCATGCTGGTGCCGCCGCTGCTCGCGCGTTTCGGCGTCGCACGCATCGAGGACAACATCAAGGGCTGCACGCTCGGCGTGCGCGAGATCGATCCGCACATCGAAGTGCTGCGCCATTTTGGTGGACGCGTCGAGCGCACCGCCGGCTCGCTGCTGATTCATGCCGACGACGCCCGCCCCGCGATCCATCATTGGCTCGACTACGCTTCGGTGACGACCACCGAGAACTTCGTGCTGTGCGCCGCCACTGCGAAGGGTCGCTCGCAACTGAACAACGCAGCGTCCGAGCCGCACGTGCAGGAGTTCTGCCGCTTCATGCAGATGCTGGGCGTGCCCATCGAAGGCGTCGGTACGTCGCAGTTGGCGATTGAAGGCGTCGAGCGTTTCGGCGGCGGGGAATTCCGCTTCGCCGAGGACTTCCACGAAATCACCACGTTCCTCGCGCTCGGCGCGATTACCGGCGGTGAGATCACGGTCAAAAACACGGCGCCCGACCAGTTCCCGTTGATCGACCGCACGTTTGCGAAGTTCGGCATCAAGGTCGAGCACCGCGACGGCTGGTCGACGGCCACGGCGCAAGGCAAGCTCAAGGTGCAGACACCCTTCACGCAGAACATTCTGACGAAGGTAGAAGCGGCCCCGTGGCCGTACTTCCCGGTGGATCTGCTGCCGATCTTCATCGCCCTGGGCGTGAAGGCCGAAGGCAGCGCCATGTTCTGGAACAAGGTGTATGACGGCGCGATGGGCTGGTCGACGGAGCTGTCGAAGTTCGGCGCGCACGTGTTCCAGTCCGACCCGCACCGGCTGATCACGTTCGGCGGCGTGCCGCTGTCGCCCGCCATCGTGGAAAGCCCGTACATCATTCGCGTGGCGATTGCCTTGCTGATGGTGGCCGCGAGCATCGACGGTCAGTCGACCATCAAGAACGCACAGCCGATCCGCCGCGCTCACCCGCGCTTCGTAGAGAATCTGTGCTCGGTCGGCGCGAACGTGGTCTGGACGGCCCCGGAGTAA